From Streptomyces sp. HUAS MG91, the proteins below share one genomic window:
- the tal gene encoding transaldolase produces the protein MSNAATSSPLKALSDEGVSIWLDDLSRTRIESGNLAELIEKSHVVGVTTNPSIFQAAIGSGAGYEDQLADLAVRKVTVDEAVRMMTTADVRAAADILRPVYDATGGRDGRVSIEVDPRLAHDTEATIAEAKQLAWLVDRPNVMIKIPATLAGLPAITEVIGLGISVNVTLIFSLDRYKAVMDAYLAGLEKAHERGLDLSVIHSVASFFVSRVDTEIDKRIDALGTDEAKAVRGKAALANARLAYEAYEQVFASERATKLAAAGANKQRPLWASTGVKDKAYKDTLYVDELAAPGTVNTMPEGTLNATADHGDIHGDAVSGTYETSREELAAVEKLGISYDEVVQQLEDEAVQKFEAAWNDLLATVADRLRGGEAK, from the coding sequence ATGAGCAACGCCGCTACCTCGTCGCCCCTCAAGGCCCTCTCCGACGAAGGCGTTTCCATCTGGCTGGACGACCTGTCCCGCACCCGCATCGAGTCCGGCAACCTCGCCGAGCTGATCGAGAAGTCGCACGTCGTCGGCGTCACCACCAACCCGTCGATCTTCCAGGCCGCCATCGGCTCCGGCGCGGGCTACGAGGACCAGCTCGCCGACCTCGCCGTCCGCAAGGTCACCGTCGACGAGGCCGTCCGCATGATGACCACGGCCGACGTCCGCGCCGCCGCCGACATCCTGCGCCCCGTGTACGACGCGACCGGCGGCCGCGACGGCCGGGTCTCCATCGAGGTCGACCCGCGCCTCGCGCACGACACCGAGGCCACCATCGCCGAGGCCAAGCAGCTCGCCTGGCTCGTCGACCGCCCCAACGTCATGATCAAGATCCCGGCGACCCTCGCGGGCCTCCCGGCGATCACCGAGGTCATCGGCCTCGGCATCTCGGTCAACGTCACGCTGATCTTCTCCCTCGACCGCTACAAGGCCGTCATGGACGCCTACCTGGCCGGTCTGGAGAAGGCCCACGAGCGCGGCCTCGACCTCTCCGTCATCCACTCCGTCGCCTCGTTCTTCGTCTCCCGCGTCGACACCGAGATCGACAAGCGGATCGACGCCCTCGGCACCGACGAGGCCAAGGCCGTCCGCGGCAAGGCCGCCCTCGCCAACGCCCGCCTCGCCTACGAGGCCTACGAGCAGGTCTTCGCCTCCGAGCGGGCCACCAAGCTGGCGGCCGCCGGCGCCAACAAGCAGCGCCCGCTGTGGGCCTCGACCGGCGTGAAGGACAAGGCGTACAAGGACACCCTGTACGTCGACGAGCTGGCCGCCCCGGGCACCGTCAACACGATGCCGGAAGGCACCCTCAACGCCACCGCCGACCACGGCGACATCCACGGCGACGCCGTCTCGGGCACCTACGAGACCTCCCGCGAGGAGCTGGCCGCCGTCGAGAAGCTCGGCATCTCCTACGACGAGGTCGTCCAGCAGCTCGAGGACGAGGCCGTGCAGAAGTTCGAGGCCGCCTGGAACGACCTGCTCGCCACGGTCGCCGACCGCCTCCGGGGCGGCGAGGCCAAGTGA
- the zwf gene encoding glucose-6-phosphate dehydrogenase, with product MSVSSLPSQEWANPLRDPRDRRLPRVAGPSGLVIFGVTGDLSRKKLMPAVYDLANRGLLPPGFSLLGFARREWEDQDFAQVVHDSVREHARTPFREEVWAQLAEGMRFIPGDFDDDTAFKQLRDAVDELDEKQGTSGNYAFYLSVPPKFFPKVVQQLKKHGLADAPDGSWRRAVIEKPFGHDSESARELNAIVHDVFAPEQVFRIDHYLGKETVQNILALRFANQMYEPIWNRSYVDHVQITMAEDIGIGGRAGYYDGIGAARDVIQNHLLQLLALTAMEEPAAFDAESLVNEKLKVLKSVRLPADLERSTVRAQYAAGWQGGEKVRGYLQEDGIDPQSKTDTYAAVKLEIDNRRWAGVPFYLRTGKRLGRRVTEIAVVFQRAPHSPFDSTATEELGQNAVVIRVQPDEGMTVRFGSKVPGTSMEIRDVSMDFAYGESFTESSPEAYERLILDVLLGDANLFPRTEEVEESWRILDPVEEHWDTHGKPAQYASGSWGPGEADEMLARDGRSWRRP from the coding sequence GTGAGCGTCTCCTCCCTGCCGTCGCAGGAGTGGGCCAACCCGCTCCGCGATCCCCGCGACCGCCGCCTGCCGCGCGTCGCGGGCCCCTCGGGGCTCGTCATCTTCGGCGTCACCGGTGACCTGTCCCGCAAGAAGCTGATGCCGGCGGTCTACGACCTCGCCAACCGCGGTCTGCTCCCGCCCGGCTTCTCGCTCCTCGGCTTCGCCCGCCGCGAGTGGGAGGACCAGGACTTCGCCCAGGTCGTCCACGACTCGGTGCGCGAACACGCCCGTACCCCCTTCCGCGAGGAGGTCTGGGCCCAGCTCGCCGAGGGCATGCGCTTCATCCCCGGCGACTTCGACGACGACACCGCGTTCAAGCAGCTGCGCGACGCCGTCGACGAGCTGGACGAGAAGCAGGGCACGAGCGGCAACTACGCCTTCTACCTGTCCGTCCCGCCGAAGTTCTTCCCCAAGGTCGTCCAGCAGCTCAAGAAGCACGGCCTCGCGGACGCCCCCGACGGCTCCTGGCGGCGCGCCGTCATCGAGAAGCCGTTCGGCCACGACAGCGAGTCGGCGCGCGAGCTGAACGCGATCGTGCACGACGTGTTCGCCCCCGAGCAGGTCTTCCGCATCGACCACTACCTCGGCAAGGAGACCGTCCAGAACATCCTGGCGCTCCGCTTCGCCAACCAGATGTACGAGCCCATCTGGAACCGGTCGTACGTGGACCACGTGCAGATCACCATGGCCGAGGACATCGGCATCGGCGGCCGCGCCGGCTACTACGACGGCATCGGCGCCGCCCGCGACGTCATCCAGAACCACCTCCTGCAGCTGCTCGCCCTCACGGCGATGGAGGAACCGGCCGCGTTCGACGCCGAGTCGCTCGTCAACGAGAAGCTCAAGGTCCTCAAGTCCGTCCGGCTCCCCGCCGACCTGGAGCGCTCCACCGTGCGCGCCCAGTACGCGGCGGGCTGGCAGGGCGGCGAGAAGGTCCGCGGCTACCTCCAGGAAGACGGCATCGACCCGCAGTCGAAGACCGACACCTACGCCGCCGTGAAGCTGGAGATCGACAACCGCCGCTGGGCGGGCGTCCCGTTCTACCTGCGCACCGGCAAGCGCCTGGGCCGCCGCGTCACCGAGATCGCGGTCGTCTTCCAGCGCGCCCCGCACTCCCCGTTCGACTCCACCGCCACCGAGGAACTCGGCCAGAACGCGGTCGTCATCCGGGTCCAGCCCGACGAGGGCATGACCGTACGCTTCGGTTCGAAGGTCCCGGGTACTTCGATGGAGATCCGTGACGTCTCCATGGACTTCGCGTACGGCGAGTCGTTCACGGAGTCCAGCCCCGAGGCGTACGAGCGGCTGATCCTGGACGTGCTGCTCGGCGACGCCAACCTCTTCCCGCGCACGGAAGAGGTCGAGGAGTCCTGGCGCATCCTCGACCCGGTCGAGGAGCACTGGGACACCCACGGCAAGCCCGCGCAGTACGCGTCGGGCAGCTGGGGCCCGGGGGAAGCGGACGAGATGCTCGCACGAGACGGACGGAGCTGGCGCAGGCCATGA
- a CDS encoding AraC family transcriptional regulator has product MPEQDPAHPSAHLGPTEHIRTYPFDPAESLSGVGMRVGPMGAGGPWEGVAAPSRRAHRIDFHVLLFFRAGPVRHMIDFTEYEAGAGDILWIRPGQVHGFSATDEYVGTSLTMQPGFLPRAIVEATGMYRYDRPPLLHPDEAQQAAIQASLEQLQREYLDTSTLPLSLHTSVLRHTLTAFMLRVAHVSAQAAADALEPQADTTFTRFRAAVEKQFTTNHSVSAYADELGYSRRTLVRAVRAATGLTPKAFIDRRVVLEAKRLLAHTDLPVGRIGAAVGVPDSANFSKYFQQHAGVTPAGFRAEQV; this is encoded by the coding sequence ATGCCGGAGCAGGACCCCGCACATCCGAGCGCACATCTGGGACCGACGGAGCACATCCGTACGTACCCCTTCGACCCCGCGGAGAGCCTGTCCGGGGTCGGCATGCGCGTCGGACCGATGGGGGCGGGCGGACCGTGGGAGGGCGTCGCCGCCCCGTCCCGGCGGGCGCACCGCATCGACTTCCACGTGCTGCTGTTCTTCCGCGCGGGCCCGGTCCGTCACATGATCGACTTCACCGAGTACGAGGCCGGGGCGGGCGACATCCTGTGGATCCGGCCGGGGCAGGTGCACGGCTTCTCCGCGACGGACGAGTACGTGGGCACGAGCCTGACGATGCAGCCCGGATTCCTGCCGCGCGCCATCGTCGAGGCGACCGGCATGTACCGCTACGACCGGCCACCGCTGCTCCACCCGGACGAGGCCCAACAGGCAGCGATCCAGGCGTCGTTGGAGCAGTTGCAGCGCGAGTACCTGGACACCTCGACCCTCCCCCTGAGCCTGCACACCAGCGTCCTGCGGCACACGCTGACCGCCTTCATGCTGCGGGTGGCGCACGTCTCGGCGCAGGCCGCCGCCGACGCCCTCGAACCGCAGGCCGACACGACCTTCACCCGGTTCCGGGCGGCGGTGGAGAAGCAGTTCACGACGAACCACAGCGTCAGCGCGTACGCCGACGAGCTCGGCTACTCGCGGCGCACCCTGGTCCGCGCGGTGCGCGCCGCGACCGGGCTGACCCCGAAGGCGTTCATCGACCGGCGCGTGGTCCTGGAGGCCAAGCGCCTCCTCGCCCACACCGACCTGCCGGTGGGCCGGATCGGGGCGGCGGTCGGGGTGCCGGACTCGGCGAACTTCTCGAAGTACTTCCAGCAGCACGCGGGGGTGACACCGGCCGGGTTCCGGGCCGAGCAGGTCTGA
- the pgi gene encoding glucose-6-phosphate isomerase, translated as MPENAPLLTRRPQWTALEDHRAKFNGTHLRDLFAGDPGRAGRYTVQVGDLHIDYSKHLVTDETLALLQELATATDVFGQRDAMFRGEKINTTEDRAVLHTALRAPAGTVIEVDGENVVPGVHAVLDKMTAFADKVRSGEWTGHTGKRIKNVVNVGIGGSDLGPAMAYEALRPFTARELTFRFVSNVDGADLHEAVRDLDPAETLFIIASKTFTTIETITNATAARTWLLAGLGGDGAAVAKHFVALSTNAEKVSDFGIDTANMFEFWDWVGGRYSFDSAIGLSLMIAIGPDRFRELLDGFHLVDEHFRTAPAEANAPLLLGLLGIWYGNFHGAQSHAVLPYSHYLSKFTAYLQQLDMESNGKSVDREGRRVEWQTGPVVWGTPGTNGQHAYYQLIHQGTKLIPADLIGFANPVDELSDDLKGQHDLLMANLFAQGQALAFGKTPDEVRAEGVAEELVAHKTFQGNHPTTTILAKELTPSVLGQLIALYEQKVFVQGAVWNIDSFDQWGVELGKVLAKRVEPALTEGAEVPGLDPSTQALVGTYRALRGRTS; from the coding sequence ATGCCTGAGAACGCCCCTCTGCTGACGCGCCGCCCGCAGTGGACCGCCCTCGAGGACCACCGCGCGAAGTTCAACGGCACGCACCTGCGCGACCTGTTCGCCGGTGACCCGGGGCGCGCCGGGCGCTACACCGTCCAGGTCGGCGACCTGCACATCGACTACTCCAAGCACCTGGTCACGGACGAGACGCTCGCCCTGCTCCAGGAACTGGCCACCGCCACCGACGTGTTCGGGCAGCGCGACGCCATGTTCCGCGGCGAGAAGATCAACACGACCGAGGACCGCGCCGTGCTGCACACGGCCCTGCGCGCCCCGGCCGGCACGGTGATCGAGGTCGACGGCGAGAACGTCGTGCCGGGCGTGCACGCCGTCCTCGACAAGATGACCGCCTTCGCGGACAAGGTCCGCTCCGGCGAGTGGACCGGCCACACCGGCAAGCGCATCAAGAACGTCGTGAACGTCGGTATCGGTGGCTCCGACCTCGGCCCCGCCATGGCGTACGAGGCCCTGCGCCCGTTCACCGCGCGCGAGCTGACGTTCCGCTTCGTGTCGAACGTGGACGGCGCCGACCTGCACGAGGCCGTCCGCGACCTCGACCCGGCCGAGACGCTGTTCATCATCGCCTCGAAGACGTTCACCACCATCGAGACGATCACCAACGCCACCGCCGCCCGCACCTGGCTGCTCGCCGGCCTCGGCGGCGACGGGGCGGCCGTCGCGAAGCACTTCGTCGCCCTCTCCACCAACGCCGAGAAGGTCTCGGACTTCGGCATCGACACGGCCAACATGTTCGAGTTCTGGGACTGGGTCGGCGGCCGCTACTCCTTCGACTCGGCCATCGGCCTGTCGCTGATGATCGCCATCGGCCCGGACCGCTTCCGCGAGCTGCTCGACGGCTTCCACCTGGTCGACGAGCACTTCCGCACGGCGCCCGCCGAGGCCAACGCGCCGCTGCTGCTCGGCCTCCTGGGCATCTGGTACGGCAACTTCCACGGCGCCCAGTCGCACGCGGTGCTGCCGTACTCGCACTACCTGTCCAAGTTCACCGCCTACCTCCAGCAGCTCGACATGGAGTCCAACGGCAAGTCCGTGGACCGCGAGGGCCGCCGCGTGGAGTGGCAGACCGGCCCGGTCGTCTGGGGCACCCCGGGCACCAACGGCCAGCACGCCTACTACCAGCTCATCCACCAGGGCACGAAGCTGATCCCGGCCGACCTCATCGGCTTCGCGAACCCGGTCGACGAGCTGAGCGACGACCTCAAGGGCCAGCACGACCTGCTGATGGCCAACCTGTTCGCGCAGGGCCAGGCGCTCGCCTTCGGCAAGACGCCCGACGAGGTCCGCGCCGAGGGCGTCGCCGAGGAACTGGTCGCCCACAAGACGTTCCAGGGCAACCACCCGACCACGACGATCCTGGCGAAGGAACTGACCCCGTCGGTCCTCGGCCAGCTCATCGCCCTCTACGAGCAGAAGGTCTTCGTCCAGGGCGCCGTCTGGAACATCGACTCCTTCGACCAGTGGGGCGTCGAACTCGGCAAGGTCCTCGCCAAGCGCGTCGAGCCCGCCCTCACGGAGGGCGCCGAGGTCCCCGGCCTCGACCCCTCCACCCAGGCCCTGGTCGGCACCTACCGCGCGCTGCGCGGCCGCACGTCCTGA
- the opcA gene encoding glucose-6-phosphate dehydrogenase assembly protein OpcA yields the protein MRIDLTDTTASKINKALVEGRRAIGTPAVGMVLTMVIVTDEENAYDATKAAQEASREHPSRTLVVIKRTARSPRDRQGNRLDAEVRVGSDAGTGETVVLRTHGEVSKHAASVVLPLLLPDAPVVVWWPVDAPEDPAKDPLGALAARRITDAYAVEDPIGALELRARSYAPGDTDLAWTRLTPWRSMLAAALDQARAEIVSAAVESEAENPSAELLARWLGTRLGVEVERVTTDGPVVTAVRLGTPNGEIVIDRPDGPLATLSLPGQPQRTLALKVRSTAELIAEELRRLDADEMYAVALHGSASGTKESVQHA from the coding sequence ATGAGGATCGACCTGACCGACACCACGGCAAGCAAGATCAACAAGGCGCTCGTCGAAGGGCGCCGGGCCATCGGGACGCCCGCCGTGGGCATGGTCCTGACGATGGTCATCGTCACGGACGAGGAGAACGCGTACGACGCGACGAAGGCCGCCCAGGAGGCGTCCCGCGAGCACCCCTCGCGCACCCTCGTCGTCATCAAGCGGACCGCGCGCTCGCCGCGGGACCGCCAGGGCAACCGGCTCGACGCCGAGGTCCGGGTCGGCTCCGACGCGGGCACCGGCGAGACCGTCGTCCTGCGCACCCACGGCGAGGTCAGCAAGCACGCCGCCTCGGTCGTGCTGCCGCTGCTGCTGCCCGACGCGCCCGTCGTCGTGTGGTGGCCGGTGGACGCCCCGGAAGATCCCGCCAAGGACCCGCTGGGCGCCCTCGCGGCCCGCCGCATCACCGACGCCTACGCGGTCGAGGACCCGATCGGCGCCCTGGAACTGCGTGCCAGGTCCTACGCCCCCGGCGACACCGACCTCGCCTGGACCCGCCTCACCCCGTGGCGTTCCATGCTGGCCGCCGCCCTCGACCAGGCCCGCGCCGAGATCGTCTCCGCGGCCGTCGAGTCCGAGGCCGAGAACCCCAGCGCCGAACTGCTCGCGCGCTGGCTCGGCACCCGGCTCGGCGTCGAGGTCGAGCGGGTCACCACCGACGGCCCGGTCGTCACCGCGGTCCGCCTCGGCACGCCGAACGGCGAGATCGTCATCGATCGCCCCGACGGCCCGCTCGCCACCCTGTCCCTGCCCGGCCAGCCGCAGCGCACCCTCGCCCTGAAGGTCCGCTCCACGGCCGAACTGATCGCCGAGGAGCTGCGCCGCCTCGACGCCGACGAGATGTACGCCGTCGCGCTCCACGGCAGCGCCTCCGGCACCAAGGAGTCCGTTCAACATGCCTGA
- the tkt gene encoding transketolase, whose translation MSTQTPDGLDPFERPFEWTELDQRAVDTARLLAADAVQKVGNGHPGTAMSLAPAAYTLFQKAMRHDPADPEWTGRDRFVLSPGHTSLTLYTQLFLSGYELSLDDLKAFRTQGSKTPGHPEYGHTAGVETTTGPLGQGVANAVGMAMAARYERGLFDPEAAQGESPFDHTIWAIVSDGDLEEGVSAEASSMAGHQKLGNLVFVWDDNHISIEGDTATAFSEDVLARYEAYGWHVQRITPQENGDVDVQALHAALAAAKAVTDKPSLIAMRTIIAWPAPTKQNTEGSHGSALGAEEIAATKRVLGFDPEQDFVVEDAVAAHAGLALDRGAEAHAAWDKKLAEWRNANPERSATLDRVLAGRLPEGWEEHLPAFETGTKIATRAASGKVLQALGPVVPELWGGSADLAGSNNTTIDKTSSFLPVGNPLPEADPYGRTVHFGIREFSMAAEMNGIALHGNTRIYGGTFLVFSDYMRNAVRMSALMQLPVTYVWTHDSIGLGEDGPTHQPVEHLASLRAIPGLNIVRPADANETAIAWREILRRGSVKPAPHGLALSRQGLPTYEANEAAAKGGYVLAEASTGTPDVILIATGSEVQLAVAAREQLESEGVATRVVSMPSVEWFEEQDQAYRDSVLPPSVKARVAVEAGIALTWYRYVGDAGRIVSLEHFGASADANVLFEQFGFTAENVAAQARESLAAARA comes from the coding sequence ATGAGCACGCAGACACCCGACGGCCTCGACCCCTTCGAGCGCCCCTTCGAGTGGACCGAGCTCGACCAGCGCGCCGTCGACACCGCCCGCCTGCTGGCGGCGGACGCCGTGCAGAAGGTCGGGAACGGGCACCCGGGTACGGCGATGAGCCTCGCCCCCGCCGCGTACACCCTGTTCCAGAAGGCCATGCGGCACGACCCGGCCGACCCGGAGTGGACCGGCCGCGACCGCTTCGTCCTGTCGCCCGGCCACACCAGCCTGACGCTCTACACCCAGCTCTTCCTGTCCGGCTACGAGCTGAGCCTGGACGACCTGAAGGCGTTCCGCACGCAGGGCTCCAAGACGCCCGGCCACCCCGAGTACGGCCACACCGCCGGTGTCGAGACGACGACCGGCCCGCTGGGCCAGGGCGTCGCCAACGCGGTGGGCATGGCGATGGCCGCCCGCTACGAGCGCGGCCTGTTCGACCCCGAGGCCGCTCAGGGCGAGAGCCCCTTCGACCACACGATCTGGGCCATCGTCTCCGACGGCGACCTGGAGGAGGGCGTCTCCGCCGAGGCCTCCTCGATGGCCGGCCACCAGAAGCTCGGCAACCTCGTCTTCGTCTGGGACGACAACCACATCTCCATCGAGGGCGACACCGCGACCGCCTTCTCCGAGGACGTCCTGGCCCGCTACGAGGCGTACGGCTGGCACGTGCAGCGGATCACCCCGCAGGAGAACGGCGACGTCGACGTCCAGGCCCTGCACGCCGCGCTCGCCGCCGCCAAGGCCGTGACCGACAAGCCGTCCCTCATCGCGATGCGCACGATCATCGCCTGGCCCGCCCCGACCAAGCAGAACACCGAGGGCTCGCACGGCTCCGCGCTCGGCGCCGAGGAGATCGCCGCCACCAAGCGCGTCCTCGGCTTCGACCCCGAGCAGGACTTCGTCGTCGAGGACGCCGTCGCCGCCCACGCCGGGCTCGCCCTGGACCGCGGCGCCGAGGCCCACGCGGCCTGGGACAAGAAGCTCGCCGAGTGGCGGAACGCCAACCCCGAGCGCTCCGCGACGCTGGACCGCGTCCTCGCCGGCCGCCTGCCCGAGGGCTGGGAGGAGCACCTGCCCGCCTTCGAGACAGGCACCAAGATCGCCACGCGCGCCGCGTCCGGCAAGGTCCTCCAGGCCCTCGGCCCGGTCGTCCCCGAGCTGTGGGGCGGCTCCGCCGACCTCGCCGGCTCGAACAACACGACGATCGACAAGACCTCGTCGTTCCTGCCCGTCGGCAACCCGCTGCCCGAGGCCGACCCCTACGGCCGCACCGTCCACTTCGGCATCCGCGAGTTTTCGATGGCCGCCGAGATGAACGGCATCGCGCTGCACGGCAACACCCGCATCTACGGCGGCACGTTCCTCGTGTTCTCCGACTACATGCGCAACGCCGTCCGCATGTCGGCGCTCATGCAGCTCCCCGTCACCTACGTGTGGACGCACGACTCCATCGGCCTCGGCGAGGACGGCCCGACCCACCAGCCCGTCGAGCACCTGGCCTCGCTGCGCGCCATCCCGGGCCTGAACATCGTCCGCCCGGCCGACGCCAACGAGACGGCCATCGCCTGGCGCGAGATCCTGCGCCGCGGCTCGGTCAAGCCGGCCCCGCACGGCCTGGCGCTCTCCCGCCAGGGCCTGCCCACCTACGAGGCCAACGAGGCCGCCGCCAAGGGCGGTTACGTCCTCGCCGAGGCGTCCACCGGCACCCCCGACGTCATCCTCATCGCCACCGGCTCCGAGGTGCAGCTCGCCGTCGCCGCCCGCGAGCAGCTGGAGTCCGAGGGCGTCGCGACCCGCGTCGTGTCGATGCCGTCCGTCGAGTGGTTCGAGGAGCAGGACCAGGCCTACCGGGACTCCGTCCTGCCGCCGTCGGTCAAGGCCCGCGTGGCGGTCGAGGCGGGCATCGCCCTGACCTGGTACCGCTACGTCGGCGACGCCGGCCGGATCGTCTCCCTGGAGCACTTCGGCGCCTCCGCCGACGCGAACGTCCTCTTCGAGCAGTTCGGCTTCACCGCCGAGAACGTCGCCGCCCAGGCCCGCGAGTCCCTCGCCGCCGCCCGCGCCTGA